In one window of Deltaproteobacteria bacterium DNA:
- a CDS encoding cytochrome P460 family protein, with translation MRRYASTVVVLLAAAGILFPAFPAATAADIVVAPTGVTIPKGYRSWQVVAPSQRDDTDEIRVILGNNIAMKAFRANTLPFPDGTILAKLAWKRVMSTEFPKTFIPGVAPRIEFMVKNSKKYASTGGWGFGRFIDGKPADAQVHATCFPCHQANVKDHDFVFTRYAP, from the coding sequence ATGCGCCGCTACGCCTCGACGGTCGTTGTCCTGCTCGCCGCCGCGGGGATCCTGTTTCCCGCGTTCCCCGCCGCCACCGCGGCGGATATCGTTGTCGCCCCGACCGGGGTGACGATCCCGAAGGGGTACCGCAGCTGGCAGGTCGTCGCGCCGTCCCAGAGGGACGATACGGATGAGATACGGGTGATCCTCGGCAACAACATTGCCATGAAGGCCTTCCGGGCGAATACGCTCCCCTTTCCGGACGGCACGATCCTCGCGAAATTGGCGTGGAAGCGCGTAATGTCCACGGAGTTCCCCAAGACCTTCATACCGGGCGTGGCGCCGCGGATCGAGTTCATGGTGAAGAATTCGAAGAAATACGCATCCACCGGCGGTTGGGGGTTCGGCCGATTCATCGATGGCAAACCCGCGGACGCCCAGGTGCACGCCACGTGTTTCCCTTGCCACCAGGCCAACGTCAAGGATCACGACTTCGTCTTCACACGATACGCGCCATAA